The Streptomyces laurentii region CCTGAAGTTCCTGGACTACACCACGGTGGAGGCCCGGCGGGCCGCATGCGAGCGGGAAGTCGCTCTCAACCGCCGCTTCGCCCCGGACGTCTACCTGGGTGTGGGAGAAATCCGCGTCCCGGACGTGGAGACTCCCGAGCCCCTCGTGGCGATGCGCCGCATGCCGGCGGAGCGCCGCCTGTCTCAGCTCGTACGGGAAGGAGCCGTAGTCGACGATGCCCTGCGAACCGTCGCACGGCTCCTCGCCACCCGCCACGCGAACGCACCCCGCACACCCGACGTGGACGCGCAGGGCACACGGGACGCCCTGTCGTCGCGGTGGGAGGCGAGCTTCGCGCAGGTGCGGGAGATGTGCGGGGAAGGCCGCCTGCCCGAGGGCATGGAAGAGGTGGAGTGGCTGGTCCGCCGCTATCTCGCCGGGCGTGAGCGGTTGTTCGAGATGCGCGTCGAGCAGGGCCGCATCGTCGACGGCCACGGCGATCTGCTCGCCGAGGACGTCTTCTGCCTCGACGACGGCCCCCGCGTCCTGGACTGCCTGGAGTTCGACGACCACCTGCGCTACCTCGACGGCCTCGACGACGCCGCCTTCCTCGCCATGGACCTGGAACGGCTCGACGCCCCTGATCTGGCGGCGTTCTTCCTCGCCCGGTACAGCGAGTACTCCGGCGACCCCGCACCACCCTCACTGCGGCACCACTACGTCGCCTACCGCGCCTTTGTCCGCGCCAAGGTCTCCTTGATCCAGGCCCGCCAAGGCGCTCCCGATGCCGGCCTCACCGCACGGCGACTGATCACGACGACTCTGCGGCACCTGCGCACCGCCGCCGTCGGCCTGACCCTCGTGGGAGGACTCCCAGGCAGCGGAAAGTCCACCCTCTCCGGTGCGCTGGCCGACCGCCTGGGCGTCACACTCCTCAGCAGCGACCGCCTCCGCAAGACACTCGCCGGCATCCCGGCGGACCAGCCCGCTTCAGCCCCCTATGGCAAGGGCCTGTATACGCCCGAGCGGACCGCCTCGGCCTACGCGGCCCTGCTGGAACGCGCAGCCACCCTGCTGTCCTGCGGCGAGTCCGTCGTCCTCGACGCCACCTGGTCGAACGCCGCGCAGCGCGAAGCCGCCCACCGCGTGGCCGAACGCACCAGCGCCGACCTCGTGGCCCTTCACTGCCGGATCCCGGACGAGATGACGGCGGCTCGCCTGGAAGGCCGCACCACCGGACCGTCCGACGCCGACCTCGACGTGGCCCTCGCCATCGCGGAGCGGGAGCCGCCGTGGGCGGAAGCCGTCACGATCGACACCAGCGGCCCCCTGGAGACCGCGGTCTCCCGGGCACTGACAGCCGTACGCCCGCACGACACCGGCCCCCTGGTCTTCCGCCGCCCCTATACGGGGCCGGACTAGCGGCGAAGACACCGATGCGACCGACCCCGACCAGGACCGCGCACGACTCACCCCGACATCCGGGAGCGTCCGCTCCCCTTCTCCCCCGACAGAAAAGCGAACCGTGATGACCGAGAACATCGCCCCGAACGAGCACGAGAGGCTGCGCACCCTGGAGACCCAGGTGCGGGTCCTGGCCCAGGCCGTCAAAGCACTGGCCGAAGGGCTGGAGGAGATCCCCTCGGAGGATGTCGAGCGGGAGAAGCAAGCGGCACACGGCGCCCGGCTGGCGCACGAACTGCTCCTGTCCCAGGGGCTGTAGGAACCACGCTGATGAAGGTCTCCGAAGCGATGAGCCATCCGGCGGTGTCCGTGCCCGTGGGGACACCGCTGCAACAAGTCGCCCGCGAGATGGCCGAATACGGGATCGGTTCCGTGATCGTCACCGAGGACGGCGCCCTCCGCGGCATCGTCACCGACCGCGACCTCGCGCTGGCCGCCCTCGCCAGGGGCCTCGACGCAAACGACGTGGTCGATTCGCTGATGACCTCGCCCGTGATCACGGTGCACGTCACCGACGACGTCCACGTGGCCTACCGGACCTTCCGCACGGCCCGGGTCCGCCGCCTGCCCGTCCTGGAGGATCACCGGGTCGTGGGCATCCTGACCGTGGACGACATGCTCATCGACGTCTTCCAGCGTCTGGCCGACCTCCTGGGCCCGGTCGCCTGGAGCGTCCTGGAGGAACCACCCGGACCGCCCTCCGTGGACACCCGTTCACGCGGGGCCTGACCCTGCGCGCCCTGGCTGTTCATCCCTTGACGACCCCGAGCGGTACCAGGCGGGCGACCAGCCGGGCGAGCCCCGCGCCCTCCGTGGCGGCGGCCACGGCGTCGACATCCTTGTAGGCGTCGGGCGCCTCCGCGGCGAGCGCAGGCCAGGACTTCGGCCGGACCGCGATGCCGTGCGACTCCAGCTCAGCATGCAGTTCCTCGCCGCGGACCCGGCGCAGCGCCTGATGACGGCTCCAGACCCGGCCCGCGCCATGGGCGGAGGACCAGAAGGCGTCGTTGTCGGCGGTGCCGGCCATCACGTACGAGGCGGTCCCCATCGTGCCGGGAACGAGCACGGGCTGCCCGGCCTCCGCCAGGTCGTCGGGCAGGTCGGGGTGGCCTGGCGGCAGGGCCCGGGTCGCTCCCTTGCGGTGTACGCACAGCCGGCGCCGTACCCCGTCCACGTCATGGGTCTCGATCTTCGCCATGTTGTGAGAGACGTCGTAGACCAGGTCAAGCCCCGCCCCCGCGGCGACGGAGAACGCGTGGCGCGCGGCCTCGGTCAGCAACTGCCGGTTGGCACGCCCGTAGTTGGCGGCGGCTGCCATCGCCCCGAGGTAGGCGCGGCCCGGCGTCGAGACGGCCGGCGCGCAGGCCAGCTGCCGGTCCGGGAGGCTGATGCCGAAGGAGCGCAGCGACTGGTCCATCACGCGGACGTGATCGCTGCACACCTGGTGCCCCAGGCCGCGCGAACCACAGTGGATCATGACGCACACCTGGCCGGTGTGGAGGCCGAAGGCGGCTGCGGCCGGCTCGTCGTACACCCGGTCCACGGCCTGCACCTCCAGGAAGTGGTTGGCGGAGCCCAGGCTGCCCACCTGCCGCAGCCCCCGGTCCACCGCCCGCCGGCCGACCTGCGACGGATCCGCCCCTGCCAGCGTCCCGCGGTCCTCGCAGCGCTCCAGGTCACGGGGGACGCCGTGGCCGCGCTCGACCGCGTACGCCGCCCCGGCCACCAGCAGCTCCTCCATCTGCGGACGTCCCGACAGCTTCAGCAGCCCGCCGGGACCCAGGCCCCGCGGAACGGTGTCGCCGATGATGTCCATCAGGCGCCGCATCCGGGGCGCCAGCGGCTCGCGGTCGGTACCGGCGGCGAGCAGCCGGACGCCGCACGTAGCGCTCAGGATGGCGCAGGAAGGGACGCGCAGCAGGACCACGAGCAGGACGGCCAAGGTGGCGATGGGCAGCCGCCGGCGCGTCCAGGAGCGCGTCGGCGTGGGCGCCGGTGGCTTGGGCGGCTCACGGGGAGGGCCTGATCTCGCCGAGCGTGAGAGATGCTGGCCCGAGAAGAGGACTGATGCGATCACCGGACGACGCCCTTGGCATAGGGGCAGACCCCAGACGAGTCGGTTCCCGGATCCGGAGAAGAGGCGAAGAGGGCCGGAACGGGCTGTGCCCTGCGAAGCGCACGCGCTGTGACTCACGTGGGCCAGGCCAGTCCCCGGCGCCCGCCCGCTCAGCCGTCCCGTACGGTCAGCTCGTCGAGCACGTCGGTCACCGGCTCGAGCCCTTTCACCTCGGCGAGCAGCCGCGCCGCTTCGTCGCCCGTCACGGAGCCGCGGAGGCGGACCACTCCCTCGTGGACCGTGACCTCCACGGTGTCGGCTGCGTCGGGAAACGCCTGCTTGATGCGGCCCCGCACGCCCTCAAGGACGGCAGGGTCTTCCTTGAGCAGTGCGTCAAGCAGGATGTGCCGGTGGACGGTGCCCACGAGCCGACCGTCCGCTTCCGCCACGGGAACGCGCTTGAGACGGGACAGAGCCAGCAGCCAGGCGGCCTCGGGGACCGTCGTGTCCGGCTGGACGGTGATAGCAGGGCTGGTCATGAGGGTCTCGGCCGTCTCCTCGCCCGGCTCGACCGACGGCCCGGTCCCTCGCACCTGGCGCACGGCGCTGGGCCGATACGCCCGGGCGGCGACGACGGCGAGCAGATCGGCCTCGGACACGACGCCCATGACCCGGCCATCAGTGTCGGCAACGGGCAGCGACCCTGTCTCGTGCGCCGACAGCGCGCTGACGATGTCGGTCAGGGTGGTATCCGGGGCGACCGACGGCGGGGGCGCGTTCATCAGGTCACGTACGAGGAGGGCCGTACGGGGTGCCTGCTCGGCGGGCCGAGCCGTCTTGGCGGCGGACACGTTCGCGATCGCGCCGACGTAACGAATGAGGGCGTCCTGCCGCTGCTGCTCGTCGGGCCGCCAGCCGTGCCGGGGCACAGCTCGTCGGGCCTTGGCGCCCGCTGCGGACTTCTCACGCTCTTTCATGACGATGTCTCCAGATGGGCCATGTCGCCCGGGCCTGGGACGGCGCGGTGGCTCGTCCTGTTCAGGCGGCTGTAGTCGACGGCTCGCGGGCGGTGGGGGTAATGAGACCGTAGTGGCCGTCGTAGCGGTGGTAGAGGCCGTTTCCGCGGCCGATGCCGGCGTCGGCGAAGAACACGAACGGCCAGCTGGTGACATCCAGACGCTCCTTCGCCTCCATGATCGTCATGCGAGGGGCGGCGGCCGGGCTGACGGTCACCGGCACTGCCACCGGGCCGATCAGGTCGGGACGCGGATGCACCTGCGCCAGCCGGTATCCCTCCGGGTCCGAGCGGTACAACACGCTGTCCTCGGCCGGGCGCGGGAAGTAGTCGGGGCGGTGGGTCGGCTCGTCACCGTGTCGCCATGGGTGGGAGGTGCCCGGCGGATGCCTCCGGTCACGCCGGGCCTCCCAGTGCTCCGCCATCCGCGCCAGCACGCCTTCGATCCGGTCCCGGAGAAGATCGGCCGCCTCCGTGGCGTTGACACCCGCCACGTGCGCGCGGGCGGGCTTGCCGTTGACGTCCAAATTGGCCTGGGCCGTCACGGGCCGCTCCATCGCCGGGTTCGCGTACCGGGTCAGCTTCACCCGGGCGAAGAGCACGGGCCCCGGCGCCTGGCCGAACACGGCCCGCACCTTGTCCCGGGCGTAGGCGGCTTCGTCGCTGGACACACCGCCCCGGGTCTCCACCTGTACGTCGCTGAGGGGTTGTGCCGAGTTTCGTTTCATGATGGCCTCCGCCGAGGGGAGGAGTTCGCGTGGTCGGCCGCCCTTACGACCTCCTGGTCAAGCAGGCGTTCGTGCGCCAGTGGGGCCGCCGAGAACTCTTCGTCCCACGTGTGAGGTGCCGACGGCCCCTCGTACGTGGGTCCCGTCGACGCCCCCGGCCCGGGAGCTCGGCTCCAGCCACAGCTCTCACCCGCCATCCAGTCTTCCCTCGATCCACGAGACCCGCAGGGGCCGAACGGCCCCCTCTCGGGGACTGACAGTCCGCCGGGGAAGGCTCCTGGCTGGGCGCAGGCCACACCGACGCGCGGCGCCCCAGTCGCCCCCACCGTCGCACCCGGCGGTCAGAACCGCTGCGATCCGCATTGCCGTCGGGGTGGTTCGCCTCCGGACGAGTGCGGTCAGGGCATCATGCTGCTGGTCACGGCCCGACCCAGGCCGCCCGTACAGCGGCATGCCGGCCTGGGCCGACTACGTGCCCACGAGATCGTCATCGGAGCAGTGAGGTAAAGACCATGCCGTACGACCACACCGTCAAGCTGACGGGAACCTTCGAGGAAACGGCGGAGGCCGTCCGCCGCGCGCTGGCCGGCCAGGGCTTCGGCATCCTGACCGAGATCGACGTCCAAGCCACGCTCAAGGCGAAGCTCGACCACGACATGGAGCCGTACCTGATCCTCGGAGCGTGCAACCCCCCACTCGCCCGTCAGGCGCTGGACGCCGACCGTTCGGTCGGCCTTCTGCTGCCCTGCAATGTCGTGGTCCGCACCGAAGGCGACCAGGTGATCGTGCAGGCCATCGCCCCCTCCACCATGGTCGCTCTCACCGGCGTCGACGCGATGGCCCCCGTCGCGGACGAGGCGGCTCGCCGCCTCGACGCGGCACTCGCCTCCCTCGTGGAAGGCACTGCGTGAACGGTCAGGTCGCCGTGCAGGACCGGCCGGCCCTCCGCGGGAGCCGGTCGGCCATGGAAGCGCGTCACTCCGCGGGACCGTGTGCGGGCAGCTCGTCAAGCTGTCCGGCGATCTCGTCCGCCCATGCCTCGACCGCCGCCCAGTCCCGGTGATCTCCGTAACGGCAGCCGAGCAGGCGGAAGAGCACGGCCCCCTCGCGGTCCAGGTGTTCGCGCCGGATCACGCCGGAGAACCGCCGATGCTCCTGGGGACGGACGACATCGACGAGCGCGGCGATAGGCGGCTGCTCGGCACGGTCAGCCAGCAGGCGCAAGGGTTTGGGCAGCGCGGCGGACATACCGACGCTGAACATCCAGACCGGCTGTTCGCGCAACTGTTCGGCGCCACCTCGGACGGCGGCCTCGGCCTCCGGCAGCCAGGCCCCGTCATGAACCGCGCTCCCCATCACGAGCGCGTCAGCCTGGTCCAGCCCCTGCCTGCCAGGGGCCGGGTCCAGCGCCTGTACCTCGGCACGGTGACCGTGAGTTCTCAGCCGAGCGCCGATCCGCTCGGCGATCTCCTGTGTGGAGTGATGCTCGGAGGCGTACAGGATCCGCACGAAAGCCATGGCCTTTCTCCGTGTCCGATTCGGCTCGGGGCGGATGCACTACGTACCCCGGCCGCCGCCGCGCCCGCGCGGAATGGTCGTCATCAGCCAGGTGACCATGCGGCTGACGTCCGACGCCGAGACGATGCCGACCAGTCTGTCCCGGTCGAGCACCAGAACACGATGCTCCGCGCCCGGCTCGATACGGGTCAGCAGGTCGGCCAGAGGGCTGTCCGCGCCGACGACCGTGACCTGCGACAACGGCAGCATGACCTGCTCCACCATCACAGCGTGCCGCCGGTCCTCAGGGACCTTCCTGGCCAGGTCCAGAGTGATGAGGCCGACCGGTGCCGAGCCGTCGCCGGTCACCGGGAACGCCGAGTGGCGATACCGGTACCGGGGGCCGACCAGGAACTCAGCAACCGTGAGGCCAGCGGGGACGGTGACCGGTTCCGGTGTCATGGCGTGCCGTACCGGAATCCCGGCGAGGACGGCCCGCAGCTGCGCCTGCTGTCCCTCGGCGGTGGCCGCGGCGACCAGGAACCAGCCGATCATCGCCAGCCACAGTCCGCCGAGGATGTCTCCCCTGACGAACAGGAACAGGCCCACCACCGTCAGGAACCAGCCGAAGGCGCGCCCGGCGGCGCTCGCGCCCGCGGTCGCCCGCAGCCGGTCTCCCGTACGCCACCACAGGAAGGCACGCAGCAGTCGCCCACCGTCCAGCGGGGCGGCCGGAACGATGTTGAACACCGCCAGCAGGATGTTGATCGCGGCGAGCCAGGCCAGCGCCTCGACGGCCAAGCCCGGCGCGGACGCGGTGTCGAGCAGCCACGCGGCGAGCGTGAAAAGCCCGCCCAGGACGAGGCTGACCAAGGGGCCGACGCCCGCGATCCGCAGTTCAGCCGCCGGATTCGGCGCCTCCGCCTTGAGCCGGGCCGCACCGCCGAGGAGCCAGAGGACGATGTCGTCCACCTCGACCCCGTTACGCCGGGCGAGGATCGCGTGCGCCAGCTCGTGCGCGAGCAGGGACGCGAAGAAGACCACGGCGGTCAGCAGCCCGACCGCCCAGTACACCGGCCAGGCGCGGCCCGGGTGCGCCTCGGGAAGGCGACCTTCCGCGAGCCCGAGGGCGATCACCGCGAAGATGAGCAGAACGCTCCAGTGGACTCCGATCCGCACTCCGGCGATCCGCCCCAGAACGAACGTCGGTCGCATGGTGCTCTCCCATCGTCAGATACGTGACGAACCCGTGCCCGCCGCTCCGGCCGGTGCGGAGGCCCACCGTCTGCGGACGGACTCCTCGTGCTCTGTCTGCTCCAGGCTCTGTTCGGCGGCGGCCAGTTCTCCACTCAGACGGGGGATCCAGTGGTGGCGCAGCGTGCGGACGCGTTGCCGTGTCCTGCGGATCTCGGCGGCCACGAGGCGGGTCGTCTCGCGCGGACGCGTACTCGGCCGCCGTCCTGACCACGTCGTGGTAAGCCGCCTCGGCCTGGACCAGCGCGCTGTTGCGCGGCGTCGGATCATCCGGTGAGTGGGCAGTGGGTTTGCACGTCACGTCGGCGGGGTGCCGTACCCCCATGGTGGTCGCGTACGCGATCGTGACCGTCGCCCTGTCTGCCGTGGTCCCTTGGGCGAGGGCCTGTTCCCCGCTCAGCAGCATGCCACGGAGCAACCACTTCCCGGCCTCGCGGAGCCGGGACGTCCAGAGCCGCTCCCCGGGCTGCGGGCGGCGGCTTCCCGGTAGGGCGAGCCGGCCAGACCGCGCAGGGCATGGGCGAGGGTTGGGCTCGCGG contains the following coding sequences:
- a CDS encoding hypothetical protein (identified by MetaGeneAnnotator; putative;~sequence version:1) codes for the protein MNDLIATVRQEHTATPQPGAASDTGALPRAEVRETHTAVVFFVGDRAYKLKKPVDLKFLDYTTVEARRAACEREVALNRRFAPDVYLGVGEIRVPDVETPEPLVAMRRMPAERRLSQLVREGAVVDDALRTVARLLATRHANAPRTPDVDAQGTRDALSSRWEASFAQVREMCGEGRLPEGMEEVEWLVRRYLAGRERLFEMRVEQGRIVDGHGDLLAEDVFCLDDGPRVLDCLEFDDHLRYLDGLDDAAFLAMDLERLDAPDLAAFFLARYSEYSGDPAPPSLRHHYVAYRAFVRAKVSLIQARQGAPDAGLTARRLITTTLRHLRTAAVGLTLVGGLPGSGKSTLSGALADRLGVTLLSSDRLRKTLAGIPADQPASAPYGKGLYTPERTASAYAALLERAATLLSCGESVVLDATWSNAAQREAAHRVAERTSADLVALHCRIPDEMTAARLEGRTTGPSDADLDVALAIAEREPPWAEAVTIDTSGPLETAVSRALTAVRPHDTGPLVFRRPYTGPD
- a CDS encoding hypothetical protein (hypothetical protein SSAG_00341 [Streptomyces sp. Mg1];~identified by MetaGeneAnnotator; putative) codes for the protein MMTENIAPNEHERLRTLETQVRVLAQAVKALAEGLEEIPSEDVEREKQAAHGARLAHELLLSQGL
- a CDS encoding signal-transduction protein with CBS domain (FOG: CBS domain [General function prediction only];~The CBS domain, named after human CBS, isa small domain originally identified in cystathionine beta-synthase and is subsequently foundin a wide range of different proteins. CBS domains usually occur in tandem repeats. They associate to form a so-called...; cd04622;~identified by MetaGeneAnnotator; putative;~signal-transduction protein with CBS domain [Streptomyces hygroscopicus subsp. jinggangensis5008]); amino-acid sequence: MKVSEAMSHPAVSVPVGTPLQQVAREMAEYGIGSVIVTEDGALRGIVTDRDLALAALARGLDANDVVDSLMTSPVITVHVTDDVHVAYRTFRTARVRRLPVLEDHRVVGILTVDDMLIDVFQRLADLLGPVAWSVLEEPPGPPSVDTRSRGA
- a CDS encoding hypothetical protein (Conserved protein of unknown function [Mycobacterium canettii CIPT140060008];~Evidence 4 : Homologs of previously reported genes of unknown function; PubMedId : 12657046, 12694625, 17443846;~Uncharacterized conserved protein [Function unknown]; COG1690;~hypothetical protein; Reviewed;~identified by MetaGeneAnnotator; putative); this encodes MAVLLVVLLRVPSCAILSATCGVRLLAAGTDREPLAPRMRRLMDIIGDTVPRGLGPGGLLKLSGRPQMEELLVAGAAYAVERGHGVPRDLERCEDRGTLAGADPSQVGRRAVDRGLRQVGSLGSANHFLEVQAVDRVYDEPAAAAFGLHTGQVCVMIHCGSRGLGHQVCSDHVRVMDQSLRSFGISLPDRQLACAPAVSTPGRAYLGAMAAAANYGRANRQLLTEAARHAFSVAAGAGLDLVYDVSHNMAKIETHDVDGVRRRLCVHRKGATRALPPGHPDLPDDLAEAGQPVLVPGTMGTASYVMAGTADNDAFWSSAHGAGRVWSRHQALRRVRGEELHAELESHGIAVRPKSWPALAAEAPDAYKDVDAVAAATEGAGLARLVARLVPLGVVKG
- a CDS encoding hypothetical protein (identified by MetaGeneAnnotator; putative;~sequence version:1) — protein: MKEREKSAAGAKARRAVPRHGWRPDEQQRQDALIRYVGAIANVSAAKTARPAEQAPRTALLVRDLMNAPPPSVAPDTTLTDIVSALSAHETGSLPVADTDGRVMGVVSEADLLAVVAARAYRPSAVRQVRGTGPSVEPGEETAETLMTSPAITVQPDTTVPEAAWLLALSRLKRVPVAEADGRLVGTVHRHILLDALLKEDPAVLEGVRGRIKQAFPDAADTVEVTVHEGVVRLRGSVTGDEAARLLAEVKGLEPVTDVLDELTVRDG
- a CDS encoding hypothetical protein (identified by MetaGeneAnnotator; putative;~sequence version:1), whose protein sequence is MKRNSAQPLSDVQVETRGGVSSDEAAYARDKVRAVFGQAPGPVLFARVKLTRYANPAMERPVTAQANLDVNGKPARAHVAGVNATEAADLLRDRIEGVLARMAEHWEARRDRRHPPGTSHPWRHGDEPTHRPDYFPRPAEDSVLYRSDPEGYRLAQVHPRPDLIGPVAVPVTVSPAAAPRMTIMEAKERLDVTSWPFVFFADAGIGRGNGLYHRYDGHYGLITPTAREPSTTAA
- a CDS encoding ABC transporter, ATP-binding protein (ABC transporter, ATP-binding protein [Streptomyces griseoflavus Tu4000];~Domain of unknown function DUF302; cl01364;~identified by MetaGeneAnnotator; putative), which encodes MPYDHTVKLTGTFEETAEAVRRALAGQGFGILTEIDVQATLKAKLDHDMEPYLILGACNPPLARQALDADRSVGLLLPCNVVVRTEGDQVIVQAIAPSTMVALTGVDAMAPVADEAARRLDAALASLVEGTA
- a CDS encoding flavodoxin-like protein (identified by MetaGeneAnnotator; putative;~sequence version:1) — encoded protein: MAFVRILYASEHHSTQEIAERIGARLRTHGHRAEVQALDPAPGRQGLDQADALVMGSAVHDGAWLPEAEAAVRGGAEQLREQPVWMFSVGMSAALPKPLRLLADRAEQPPIAALVDVVRPQEHRRFSGVIRREHLDREGAVLFRLLGCRYGDHRDWAAVEAWADEIAGQLDELPAHGPAE
- a CDS encoding peptidase M50 (FOG: CBS domain [General function prediction only];~SpoIVFB Site-2 protease (S2P), a zinc metalloprotease (MEROPS family M50B), regulates intramembrane proteolysis (RIP), and is involved in the pro-sigmaK pathway of bacterial spore formation. In this subgroup, SpoIVFB (sporulation protein, stage IV cell...; cd06164;~This cd contains two tandem repeats of the cystathionine beta-synthase (CBS pair) domains in association with either the SpoIVFB domain (sporulation protein, stage IV cell wall formation, F locus, promoter-distal B) or the chloride channel protein EriC; cd04612;~identified by MetaGeneAnnotator; putative;~peptidase M50 [Streptomyces sp. Mg1];~putative substrate binding region [chemical binding]) codes for the protein MRPTFVLGRIAGVRIGVHWSVLLIFAVIALGLAEGRLPEAHPGRAWPVYWAVGLLTAVVFFASLLAHELAHAILARRNGVEVDDIVLWLLGGAARLKAEAPNPAAELRIAGVGPLVSLVLGGLFTLAAWLLDTASAPGLAVEALAWLAAINILLAVFNIVPAAPLDGGRLLRAFLWWRTGDRLRATAGASAAGRAFGWFLTVVGLFLFVRGDILGGLWLAMIGWFLVAAATAEGQQAQLRAVLAGIPVRHAMTPEPVTVPAGLTVAEFLVGPRYRYRHSAFPVTGDGSAPVGLITLDLARKVPEDRRHAVMVEQVMLPLSQVTVVGADSPLADLLTRIEPGAEHRVLVLDRDRLVGIVSASDVSRMVTWLMTTIPRGRGGGRGT
- a CDS encoding V-type ATP synthase subunit D (V-type ATP synthase subunit D [Streptomyces hygroscopicus subsp. jinggangensis TL01];~identified by MetaGeneAnnotator; putative); the encoded protein is MAAEIRRTRQRVRTLRHHWIPRLSGELAAAEQSLEQTEHEESVRRRWASAPAGAAGTGSSRI